CTTCGGCCCCTGCACGGGCGGGAGAGGGGGAAGGGAGGGCGCAGGCGGAGCGACCGGCTCTTTCTTGGACTTTTGTGCCAGGCAGGGCAGGGCTAGGAGGGCTAGTGCCAAAGGAAGAAGGGCTGTCTTGTTCATCATGACTTTCTCTTAGAGCGGGGCGGAGAGCCCGACGATCACCGTGGTCTGGGTGCTAAAGTTGGGGTAGAGCTGTGCGCCACCCAGGTTGTAGACCGAGAGGGAGGCGCTCGCGCCCCCGGCGAGTGCTCGCCGTAGGTGAAGGTTGGTCCCGGCGGTTGCCTCCGCGACACCTCGTTGGGTAACGAGGTCGTTCATAAGCCCTCCCGGTTGGTCTATCTGTCGTGCCGTGGTGATCGCTGTGGGGCGCTTGCCTAGGTAGAACGCATCTGCCGTGACACTCCAGCCCTTGCTGAGCCAGTCTAGGGTCAAGGCTCCCTGCCACTTGGGGACATTGGGAAGCGTGGTCTCCTGGTAGCGCGCTCCCAGCCAGGCACTGGCGCTCTTTCCAAGCTCCGTGCGCACGCCTTGGTCAAGGCCCGTGGTGCGTGCCCTGGCAACTGGGGTGAGGACAAGGGCCTTGGTGGGGCCGACTGCACGGCTCAGCCCGATCAGCGACCCAAGGCGCGGGTCGACAGACTGAGCAAAGAGCCCGCTCAGCTCCCGCCGAAAAAATGTCCCCGAGAAGCGAAAGCCGCGCTTTAAGAGGGTCGGGAGCACAGCCTCGTGGTTGAGGACTTTCCCGCCCGCGCCCAGCAGAAACGGATCGCGGTTAAAGCCGCTGGCCTGCTCACGGTCCTGGTCAATCGGATTGGCCTGAACCGGCGCGACCACGGCGAAGGGAAAGAGATCGCTGGCCGCTGTGACAAGCTGCGGGCGGGTTCGCAGGTGCACGGCCTGCTTCTGGGTGATCTTGACGGCCAGATCTGCGAGCGGCTGAACAACCTGGGTCTTGCCATTTCCTGCTAGCACAGGCCCAATGGCAAGGGTTGCAAGCTCGCTGAGTGGCTGGCGGTAGAGGGCATAGACAAGGCTCTGGCGGGTGGCACCGCCGGGAGTGACCTGCTCCAGCGGCTCCACAGGTGTTGCCAGTGCCAGCAAGGGGGCCGCTCCATCCACCTTCCTACCAATCCGTGAGAGCGCCGCTCCTGCCGTGAGCTTGGGCGCGTCCCAGCGCACCTCACCCACCACTTGGTCATCGGCAACCGCTGTGTGCGACGGAGCACTCACCGGCTTGAGAGTCACCCTGCTCCTGCGGTAGGCCACTTGCCCCGTGAGCTTCCCTGAGTGCAGAGCCTGCGTGCGCTGCGCCACCAGCGAGAGGCGGTCAAAGTGGTACTTCTGGCCGGGGGTGTTGGGCACGGAGAAGACCGCGCTATCGCTGCCAGGCCTGCCTCCCTCTTCACGCAGTGCGCTGGCGATCAGAAAGCCGGCACGCGGGCTTCCTAGGGTGATCTCGGCGTGGCTGCGGCTCTGAAACGCTTGGGCATTGTTCTCCACGCGCTGCCGAATCAGAGCTGCCCCGACGCGCAGAGTGCTACTTGTGCTTCGTACCCGGAACAGCCCTTCGCCCAGTATCCCCCCTGCGCTCTCGGTGCGACGCCAGGGAGCCGCGCCGTAGAGATCGCTGGTCACGGTCGTGGCCTGGCTCAGCGCTTGCAGATAGGTCCGCTCGCTCTCCACCACCCGCGACTGGCGGCTCAGGAGCTTTGCCCGAACGCTCAAGAGATAGGGCAGGCTCGGGTCGCGCTGCTCAGCGAGCGCGAGGTCTTCTCGTGCCTTCGCAAGCTGCCCTGCCTCCACCTCCGCCTCCGCGAGCACCGCATAGGCCTGCGCCGAGTCCTCCCCCAGCCGAAGCGCGGTCTTGGCGAGCGTGAGGGCATTGGCCGCGTTGCCCTTAAGCAGCCACGCTAGCGCCCCATTGAGATAGGGCAGCCCCCAGTCGGGTGCATTGGCCGCCGCCT
This genomic interval from Armatimonas rosea contains the following:
- a CDS encoding TonB-dependent receptor, with product MIPIFYSLALTATIADDGISLAAKSELEAAEAAFSKVIETKAPRNVVTDAAIFASLRRYRTAFSDGNTPAAAYCNRAAVRVLRRNADGALADLDQAAANAPDWGLPYLNGALAWLLKGNAANALTLAKTALRLGEDSAQAYAVLAEAEVEAGQLAKAREDLALAEQRDPSLPYLLSVRAKLLSRQSRVVESERTYLQALSQATTVTSDLYGAAPWRRTESAGGILGEGLFRVRSTSSTLRVGAALIRQRVENNAQAFQSRSHAEITLGSPRAGFLIASALREEGGRPGSDSAVFSVPNTPGQKYHFDRLSLVAQRTQALHSGKLTGQVAYRRSRVTLKPVSAPSHTAVADDQVVGEVRWDAPKLTAGAALSRIGRKVDGAAPLLALATPVEPLEQVTPGGATRQSLVYALYRQPLSELATLAIGPVLAGNGKTQVVQPLADLAVKITQKQAVHLRTRPQLVTAASDLFPFAVVAPVQANPIDQDREQASGFNRDPFLLGAGGKVLNHEAVLPTLLKRGFRFSGTFFRRELSGLFAQSVDPRLGSLIGLSRAVGPTKALVLTPVARARTTGLDQGVRTELGKSASAWLGARYQETTLPNVPKWQGALTLDWLSKGWSVTADAFYLGKRPTAITTARQIDQPGGLMNDLVTQRGVAEATAGTNLHLRRALAGGASASLSVYNLGGAQLYPNFSTQTTVIVGLSAPL